GGCGGCTTTGCCGGCGAGAGCTACGCCGACATACCGACCGTGGTCCGGACCGTCGGTCTGGTGCCGCCGGAAACCCGCGCGGCGCGGCTCGCCGAGATGAAGGAAATCGCTGACTTCGCCCGTCACCTGGGCGTGTCGGTCGTGGCGCTGCACCTGGGCTTCGTCCCGCACGACCGGCACGATCCGCTCTATGCCGGGGTGCTCGAAGTGACCCGGGAACTCTGCGACTACTGCCACGAGCGCAAGCTGGCCTTGCACCTGGAAACCGGGCAGGAATCGGCCGAGACGCTGCTGGCGTTCATGGCCGACGTCGGCCGCGAAAACCTGTTCGTGAATTTCGACCCGGCCAACATGATCCTCTACGGGTCGGGCGAACCGATCGCCGCGCTTCGGCAGATTGGCAAGTTTGTGCGGAGCGTGCATTGCAAAGACGCGCTTTGGGCGCTGCGGCCCGGCGAGGAATGGGGTCGTGAGGTACCGCTCGGCGAAGGGCAAGTCGGCATGGAGACTTACCTGCGGACGCTCGACGAGATCGGCTATCGCGGGCCGCTGACGATTGAACGGGAAATCCCGCAGGAGCCCGAACGGCAAAAGCAGGAGATCGGCGCCGCAGTCCGCCTGCTCGCGGCGCT
This portion of the Pirellulales bacterium genome encodes:
- a CDS encoding sugar phosphate isomerase/epimerase, coding for MEKWPLGVFASIDEGLGVRLEVAHELGVPTIQLHAPSRSHRTPAAADAFLQRLRGYGITLTAVFGGFAGESYADIPTVVRTVGLVPPETRAARLAEMKEIADFARHLGVSVVALHLGFVPHDRHDPLYAGVLEVTRELCDYCHERKLALHLETGQESAETLLAFMADVGRENLFVNFDPANMILYGSGEPIAALRQIGKFVRSVHCKDALWALRPGEEWGREVPLGEGQVGMETYLRTLDEIGYRGPLTIEREIPQEPERQKQEIGAAVRLLAALKAKLG